From one Perca fluviatilis chromosome 10, GENO_Pfluv_1.0, whole genome shotgun sequence genomic stretch:
- the LOC120566852 gene encoding probable pancreatic secretory proteinase inhibitor isoform X3 has product MFGRTLLLVSVAVFFCADAEDKSRLYRRPSCVGTSVSQACPLTCLSLYLSVSLTCLSLYLSVCSPPVWGPVCLRRVL; this is encoded by the exons ATGTTTGGCCGGACTCTTCTGCTCGTCAGTGTTGCCGTTTTCTTCTGTGCAG ATGCGGAGGATAAATCCCGGCTCTACAGGAGG cccTCCTGTGTGGGGACCAGTGTGTCTCAGGCGTGtcctctgacctgtctgtctctctacctgtctgtctctctgacctgtctgtctctttacctgtctgtctgcagcccTCCTGTGTGGGGACCAGTGTGTCTCAG GCGTGtcctctga
- the LOC120566852 gene encoding probable pancreatic secretory proteinase inhibitor isoform X2, with product MFGRTLLLVSVAVFFCADAEDKSRLYRRPSCVGTSVSQACPLTCLSLYLSVSLTCLSLYLSVCSPPVWGPVCLRFVF from the exons ATGTTTGGCCGGACTCTTCTGCTCGTCAGTGTTGCCGTTTTCTTCTGTGCAG ATGCGGAGGATAAATCCCGGCTCTACAGGAGG cccTCCTGTGTGGGGACCAGTGTGTCTCAGGCGTGtcctctgacctgtctgtctctctacctgtctgtctctctgacctgtctgtctctttacctgtctgtctgcagcccTCCTGTGTGGGGACCAGTGTGTCTCAGGTTTGTcttctga
- the LOC120566852 gene encoding probable pancreatic secretory proteinase inhibitor isoform X4 translates to MFGRTLLLVSVAVFFCADAEDKSRLYRRPSCVGTSVSQAWPLTCLSLYLSVCLSLYLSVCSPPVWGPMCLRRVL, encoded by the exons ATGTTTGGCCGGACTCTTCTGCTCGTCAGTGTTGCCGTTTTCTTCTGTGCAG ATGCGGAGGATAAATCCCGGCTCTACAGGAGG cCCTCCTGTGTGGGGACCAGTGTGTCTCAGGCGTGgcctctgacctgtctgtctctctacctgtctgtctgtctgtctctctacctgtctgtctgcagcccTCCTGTGTGGGGACCAATGTGTCTCAGGCGTGtcctctga
- the LOC120566852 gene encoding probable pancreatic secretory proteinase inhibitor isoform X1 translates to MFGRTLLLVSVAVFFCADAEDKSRLYRRPSCVGTSVSQACPLNFSPVCGSDGATYANECSLCVHRLEKNADILIVRDGPC, encoded by the exons ATGTTTGGCCGGACTCTTCTGCTCGTCAGTGTTGCCGTTTTCTTCTGTGCAG ATGCGGAGGATAAATCCCGGCTCTACAGGAGG cccTCCTGTGTGGGGACCAGTGTGTCTCAGGCGTGTCCTCTGAACTTCTCTCCAGTATGCGGCAGCGATGGCGCCACCTACGCCAACgagtgctctctgtgtgtccacAGGCT GGAGAAAAATGCCGACATCCTGATCGTGCGGGACGGACCCTGCTGA